One Micromonospora sp. WMMD1120 genomic region harbors:
- a CDS encoding cellulose binding domain-containing protein encodes MHPSRHRLFLLAATTAVAATTATAVVAGTLGAVVASAAAVGCRVDYQITNQWQGGFGTNVTVTNLGDPVNGWTLTWSYAAGQQVTQAWNATVSQSGAQVTARNVDHNATIGTNGSASFGFNGSWTGSNPVPSSFALNGVTCTGAPPTGEPTTPPPTTPPPTTPPPTTPPPTTPPPSSGRLQMENLDRGLVSVRSGSGNLVSWRLLGTETSGIAFNLYRGSTRVNASPITGATNYLDSGAAAGSAYTVRAVVGGVEQAASAPAAQFGAGYLDVPLQVPPGGTTPSGESYSYSANDASVGDLNGDGSYEIVLKWDPSNAKDNSQSGYTGNVYVDAYTLTGTRLWRIDLGRNIRAGAHYTQFQVYDYDGDGRAEVAMKTADGTRSGTGQLIGSSSADHRNSSGYVLSGPEYLTMFNGQTGAILSTVNYDPPRGTVSSWGDSYGNRVDRFLAGTAYLDGQRPSLIMARGYYTRAVIAAWDFRNGTLTRRWTFDSNASGNGAVAGQGNHQLSVADVDGDGRQEIVYGAATIDDNGRLLYSTGNGHGDALHVGDLDPSRTGLEVFKVDEDGSKPSSYFADARTGQVLWSTPASGDNGRGVSADIWAGSPGAESWSSAASGLANTRGQNIGRKPSSANFLAWWDADPVRELLDGTKIDKYGTGGETRLLDGSSVASNNGTKSTPALSGDILGDWREEVIWRTSDSRALRIYSTPTPTSVRIHTLMHDPQYRVAIAWQNTAYNQPPHPGFFIGNGMTDPPTPDIYLR; translated from the coding sequence ATGCACCCGTCCAGACATCGGCTGTTCCTGCTCGCCGCCACGACGGCGGTCGCCGCCACGACCGCCACCGCCGTGGTGGCCGGCACCCTCGGCGCCGTTGTCGCCTCGGCCGCCGCCGTCGGCTGTCGTGTCGACTACCAGATCACCAACCAGTGGCAGGGCGGCTTCGGCACGAACGTCACCGTCACCAACCTCGGCGACCCGGTCAACGGGTGGACGCTCACCTGGTCGTACGCCGCCGGCCAGCAGGTCACCCAGGCGTGGAACGCGACAGTCAGCCAGTCCGGCGCGCAGGTGACCGCACGCAACGTCGACCACAACGCCACCATCGGTACGAACGGCAGCGCGTCGTTCGGCTTCAACGGTTCGTGGACCGGCAGCAACCCGGTGCCGAGCAGCTTCGCGCTCAACGGCGTCACCTGCACCGGCGCGCCGCCCACCGGGGAACCGACCACCCCACCGCCCACCACCCCACCGCCGACCACCCCTCCGCCGACCACCCCTCCGCCGACCACCCCTCCGCCGTCGAGCGGGAGACTGCAGATGGAGAACCTGGACCGGGGGCTGGTCAGCGTCCGCTCCGGCAGCGGCAACCTGGTCTCCTGGCGGCTGCTCGGCACCGAGACCTCCGGCATCGCCTTCAACCTGTACCGGGGCTCCACCAGGGTCAACGCCAGCCCGATCACCGGCGCCACCAACTACCTCGACAGTGGCGCGGCGGCCGGGTCGGCGTACACGGTGCGGGCCGTGGTGGGCGGCGTCGAGCAGGCGGCGTCGGCACCGGCGGCGCAGTTCGGCGCGGGCTACCTGGACGTGCCGTTGCAGGTCCCGCCGGGCGGCACCACCCCCTCCGGGGAGAGTTACTCCTACAGCGCCAACGACGCCTCCGTCGGCGACCTCAACGGCGACGGCAGCTACGAGATCGTGCTCAAGTGGGACCCGTCGAACGCGAAGGACAACTCCCAGTCCGGCTACACCGGCAACGTCTACGTCGACGCGTACACCCTCACCGGCACCCGGTTGTGGCGCATCGACCTGGGCCGCAACATCCGGGCCGGCGCCCACTACACCCAGTTCCAGGTGTACGACTACGACGGCGACGGCCGCGCCGAGGTGGCCATGAAGACCGCCGACGGCACCCGCTCCGGCACCGGCCAGCTCATCGGCTCGTCGTCGGCGGACCACCGCAACTCCAGCGGCTACGTGCTGTCCGGCCCGGAGTACCTGACCATGTTCAACGGCCAGACCGGCGCGATCCTCTCCACGGTCAACTACGACCCGCCGCGCGGCACCGTCTCGTCCTGGGGCGACTCGTACGGCAACCGGGTGGACCGGTTCCTCGCCGGCACCGCCTACCTGGACGGGCAGCGCCCCTCACTGATCATGGCGCGCGGCTACTACACCAGGGCCGTGATCGCCGCCTGGGACTTCCGCAACGGCACGCTGACCAGGCGCTGGACGTTCGACTCGAACGCGTCCGGCAACGGCGCCGTCGCCGGTCAGGGCAACCACCAGCTCTCCGTCGCCGATGTCGACGGTGACGGCCGCCAGGAGATCGTGTACGGCGCGGCCACCATCGACGACAACGGCCGGCTGCTGTACTCCACCGGCAACGGGCACGGCGACGCCCTGCACGTCGGGGACCTCGACCCGAGCCGTACCGGCCTGGAGGTCTTCAAGGTCGACGAGGACGGCAGCAAGCCCAGCTCGTACTTCGCCGACGCGCGTACCGGTCAGGTGCTCTGGTCCACGCCGGCCTCCGGTGACAACGGTCGGGGCGTCTCCGCGGACATCTGGGCGGGCAGCCCCGGCGCGGAGTCGTGGTCGTCGGCGGCCTCCGGGCTGGCCAACACCAGGGGTCAGAACATCGGCCGGAAACCGTCCTCGGCCAACTTCCTCGCCTGGTGGGACGCCGACCCGGTGCGGGAACTGCTCGACGGCACGAAGATCGACAAGTACGGCACCGGCGGGGAGACCCGGCTGCTCGACGGCAGTTCGGTGGCGTCCAACAACGGCACCAAGTCCACCCCGGCGCTCTCCGGCGACATCCTCGGCGACTGGCGGGAGGAGGTGATCTGGCGCACCAGCGACAGTCGGGCGTTGCGGATCTACAGCACACCCACCCCGACCAGCGTCCGGATCCACACCCTGATGCACGACCCGCAGTATCGGGTGGCCATCGCCTGGCAGAACACCGCCTACAACCAGCCGCCGCACCCGGGGTTCTTCATCGGCAACGGGATGACCGATCCGCCCACGCCGGACATCTACCTCAGGTGA
- a CDS encoding Lrp/AsnC family transcriptional regulator — translation MPSESNVLRPYPALDDVDRAILTELVADGRLPNNALAERVGVAPSTCLARTRALRDRGAIRGFHAEVDPAALGLPLQALVSVRLTAHERAAVDAFRARSVRLPGVVSVFHVAGADDYVLHVRAASGDALRDFVLDQLAVDPAVQHTQTSLIFEQARGMG, via the coding sequence ATGCCCAGTGAGTCGAATGTTCTGCGGCCGTATCCGGCGCTGGACGACGTGGACCGCGCGATCCTGACCGAGTTGGTGGCGGATGGCCGGCTACCGAACAACGCCCTCGCCGAGCGGGTGGGGGTGGCGCCGTCGACGTGCCTGGCGCGCACCCGGGCGCTGCGCGATCGCGGGGCGATCCGCGGCTTCCACGCCGAGGTGGACCCGGCCGCGCTCGGCCTGCCGTTGCAGGCGCTGGTGTCGGTACGGCTGACCGCGCACGAGCGCGCGGCGGTGGACGCCTTCCGGGCCCGGTCGGTGCGGCTGCCGGGGGTGGTGTCGGTGTTCCACGTGGCCGGCGCCGACGACTACGTGCTGCACGTGCGGGCGGCGTCGGGGGACGCGTTGCGGGATTTCGTGCTGGACCAGCTCGCTGTCGACCCGGCGGTGCAGCACACGCAGACCAGCCTGATCTTCGAGCAGGCGCGCGGGATGGGTTGA
- a CDS encoding PLP-dependent aspartate aminotransferase family protein yields the protein MFDASGMTTVDTRAVHAGRDDLRALGVHVPPIDLSTTNPLPSVDDGGAAYERLATGGTLPSEGGAVYQRLWNPTVARFESALAELEGTAQAVAFASGMAALTATLLAAARDDRRHVVAVRPLYGGTDHVLAAGLLGTTVSWACPGEVAAAVRPDTALVIVETPANPTLDLVDIAALAAEAGDVPLLVDNTVATPVLQQPARHGATLVLHSATKSIGGHGDVLAGVVACDADWAARLRQVRAVTGAILHPLGGYLLHRGLQTLPLRVRAQQATAEKLAGWLADHPAVHRVHHPSTHDPAALVGRQMAGPGSLLAFEVRGGAPAAAAVADACHLITHAVSLGGVDTLIQHPASLTHRPVAGDAKPAAALLRLSVGLEDSEDLRADLARALDTIA from the coding sequence ATGTTCGACGCTTCGGGCATGACGACGGTGGACACCCGGGCCGTACACGCCGGCCGCGACGACCTGCGCGCCCTCGGCGTGCACGTGCCACCCATCGACCTCTCCACCACCAACCCGCTGCCCTCGGTCGACGACGGCGGCGCCGCCTACGAGCGGTTGGCCACCGGCGGCACGCTCCCCAGCGAGGGCGGCGCGGTCTACCAACGGCTCTGGAACCCGACCGTCGCCCGGTTCGAGAGCGCCCTCGCCGAGCTGGAGGGCACCGCCCAGGCCGTCGCCTTCGCCAGCGGAATGGCCGCCCTCACCGCGACACTGCTCGCCGCCGCCCGCGACGACCGCCGGCACGTCGTCGCCGTCCGCCCCCTCTACGGCGGCACCGACCACGTCCTCGCCGCCGGCCTGCTCGGCACCACCGTCAGCTGGGCGTGCCCCGGCGAGGTCGCCGCCGCCGTCCGCCCGGACACCGCGCTGGTCATCGTCGAGACTCCCGCCAACCCCACACTCGACCTGGTCGACATCGCCGCCCTCGCCGCCGAGGCCGGCGACGTCCCGCTGCTCGTCGACAACACCGTCGCCACCCCCGTGCTGCAACAACCCGCCCGACACGGCGCGACACTGGTCCTGCACAGCGCCACCAAGAGCATCGGCGGGCACGGCGACGTGCTCGCCGGCGTCGTCGCCTGCGACGCCGACTGGGCCGCGCGCCTGCGCCAGGTCCGCGCGGTCACCGGCGCGATCCTGCATCCGCTCGGCGGCTACCTGCTGCACCGTGGCCTGCAAACCCTCCCGCTGCGGGTCCGCGCCCAGCAGGCCACCGCCGAGAAACTCGCCGGCTGGCTGGCCGACCACCCCGCCGTACACCGGGTGCACCACCCCTCGACGCACGACCCGGCGGCGCTGGTCGGCCGGCAGATGGCCGGACCCGGCAGCCTGCTCGCCTTCGAGGTACGCGGCGGCGCGCCCGCGGCGGCGGCCGTCGCCGACGCCTGCCACCTCATCACCCACGCGGTCTCCCTCGGCGGCGTGGACACCCTCATCCAGCACCCGGCCTCGCTCACCCACCGGCCCGTCGCGGGCGACGCGAAGCCCGCCGCCGCCCTGCTGCGCCTCTCGGTCGGCCTGGAGGACTCCGAGGACCTGCGCGCCGACCTCGCCCGAGCGCTCGACACGATCGCCTGA
- a CDS encoding LLM class flavin-dependent oxidoreductase, translating into MNGQANGLAPRVITVPLSVLDLAPVARGATAGAALAATTELARRTEELGYHRFWVAEHHNMPAIASSAPAVLLAHLAANTSTIRLGSGGVMLPNHAPLVVAEQFGTLEALHPGRIDLGIGRAPGTDQVTALALRRTMEGLSAEHFPRELADLMNYFSGEKPGQIVATPGRGEQPAVWLLGSSGFSAQLAGLLGLPFSFAHHFSSANTLPALALYRQHFRPSQWLDKPYAMVAVNAVCAETDERAEWLAGPSALSFLKLRSGRPEPLATPDEAAAYPYTEVEREFVLARRDGQAMGSPETVRRQLTELQERTGADELMLTTLVYDVEDRVRSYELVAEQVAGGLRQPA; encoded by the coding sequence ATGAACGGGCAGGCCAACGGGTTGGCACCACGTGTGATCACCGTACCGTTGTCTGTTCTTGATCTTGCTCCGGTGGCCCGGGGCGCCACCGCCGGCGCGGCCCTGGCGGCCACCACCGAGCTGGCCCGGCGCACCGAGGAGCTGGGCTACCACCGGTTCTGGGTGGCCGAGCACCACAACATGCCGGCCATCGCCAGCTCGGCGCCGGCGGTGCTGCTGGCGCACCTGGCCGCCAACACCTCGACGATCCGGCTCGGGTCGGGCGGGGTGATGCTGCCCAACCACGCGCCGCTGGTGGTGGCCGAGCAGTTCGGCACCCTGGAGGCGCTGCACCCGGGCCGGATCGACCTGGGCATCGGCCGGGCGCCCGGCACCGACCAGGTGACCGCGCTGGCGCTTCGGCGCACCATGGAGGGCCTGTCCGCCGAGCATTTCCCCCGCGAGCTGGCGGACCTGATGAACTACTTCAGCGGCGAGAAGCCGGGGCAGATCGTCGCCACGCCGGGTCGGGGTGAGCAACCGGCCGTGTGGCTGCTGGGCTCCAGCGGTTTCAGCGCCCAGCTCGCCGGCCTGCTCGGTCTGCCGTTCTCCTTCGCCCACCACTTCAGCTCGGCGAACACCCTGCCGGCGCTGGCCCTGTACCGGCAGCACTTCCGGCCGTCGCAGTGGCTGGACAAGCCGTACGCGATGGTGGCGGTCAACGCGGTGTGCGCGGAGACAGACGAGCGGGCCGAGTGGTTGGCCGGGCCGAGCGCCCTGTCGTTCCTGAAGCTGCGCTCCGGACGCCCCGAGCCGCTGGCCACGCCCGACGAGGCGGCGGCCTACCCGTACACGGAGGTCGAGCGGGAGTTCGTCCTGGCGCGTCGCGACGGCCAGGCGATGGGTTCCCCGGAGACGGTACGCCGGCAGCTCACCGAGTTGCAGGAGCGCACCGGGGCGGACGAGCTGATGCTGACCACGCTCGTCTACGACGTCGAGGACCGGGTGCGCTCGTACGAACTGGTCGCCGAGCAGGTGGCGGGCGGTCTGCGCCAGCCGGCGTGA